In Anopheles gambiae chromosome 2, idAnoGambNW_F1_1, whole genome shotgun sequence, a single window of DNA contains:
- the LOC1272803 gene encoding ATPase H(+)-transporting accessory protein 2 isoform X2, translating into MLRPIYVLFALFAAANCDQLSVLYSPKAVEFSGNSRLDAESLPEVFGAALGYSVSQPTEWDGMVIKDPFSTANGAVVVVAEGLESVAVEGAKNYQLDGNTGSVALSELIQKSADHQGVSFEVDLKESSDSFNTPLGTVQPDDEEVKPQHLKPKSNKADSDFLRQLAFLNGLSDLLVTSTDRIPTVHIVRVSFEALLAAHEPNSPALEEAKKLFVNALAGLETASEKAFDGAVIVGLVTASEGQLVVRSKRQAGAPKQAETDDQNPMNLATKYNSNYPVIFNIILWFSVVLVFSLLAISIVIGTMDPGRDSIIYRMTSTRMKKDN; encoded by the exons ATGTTGCGGCCGATTTACGTTTTATTTGCGCTGTTTGCAGCAG CAAACTGTGATCAACTGTCCGTGCTGTATTCGCCCAAGGCGGTAGAGTTCAGTGGCAACAGCCGGTTGGATGCGGAATCGCTGCCGGAAGTGTTCGGAGCTGCCCTCGGCTACTCCGTCAGCCAGCCGACGGAATGGGACGGCATGGTGATTAAGGATCCGTTCAGCACTGCCAACGGTGCcgtcgtggtggtggcggaAGGTCTCGAATCCGTTGCGGTGGAG GGTGCCAAGAACTACCAGCTGGACGGTAACACCGGCTCCGTTGCGCTGAGCGAGCTGATCCAGAAGTCGGCCGACCATCAGGGCGTTAGCTTCGAGGTCGACCTGAAGGAATCGTCCGACAGCTTCAACACCCCGCTCGGCACGGTTCAGCCGGACGACGAGGAGGTGAAGCCGCAGCACCTGAAGCCAAAATCGAACAAAGCCGACTCGGACTTCCTGCGCCAGCTCGCGTTTCTGAACGGGCTGAGCGATCTGCTCGTCACGTCTACCGATCGCATCCCGACCGTGCACATCGTGCGCGTATCGTTCGAAGCCCTGCTGGCCGCGCACGAACCCAACTCGCCCGCCCTGGAAGAGGCCAAGAAGCTGTTCGTGAACGCGCTCGCCGGGCTGGAGACGGCATCGGAGAAGGCGTTCGACGGTGCGGTCATCGTTGGCCTGGTGACGGCTAGCGAGGGGCAGCTGGTGGTGCGCTCGAAGCGTCAGGCCGGGGCGCCGAAACAGGCCGAAACAGATGAT CAAAACCCGATGAACCTGGCCACCAAGTACAACAGCAACTATCCGGtgattttcaacatcattCTGTGGTTCAGCGTTGTGCTagtgttttcgctgctcgccATCTCAATTGTGATCGGCACGATGGATCCGGGCCGCGATTCCATCATCTACCGCATGACGTCGACCAGAATGAAGAAGGACAACTAA
- the LOC1272803 gene encoding ATPase H(+)-transporting accessory protein 2 isoform X1 — MLRPIYVLFALFAAANCDQLSVLYSPKAVEFSGNSRLDAESLPEVFGAALGYSVSQPTEWDGMVIKDPFSTANGAVVVVAEGLESVAVEGAKNYQLDGNTGSVALSELIQKSADHQGVSFEVDLKESSDSFNTPLGTVQPDDEEVKPQHLKPKSNKADSDFLRQLAFLNGLSDLLVTSTDRIPTVHIVRVSFEALLAAHEPNSPALEEAKKLFVNALAGLETASEKAFDGAVIVGLVTASEGQLVVRSKRQAGAPKQAETDDVSSHIIFPDLVRCFINSLQLINFINHCFQQNPMNLATKYNSNYPVIFNIILWFSVVLVFSLLAISIVIGTMDPGRDSIIYRMTSTRMKKDN; from the exons ATGTTGCGGCCGATTTACGTTTTATTTGCGCTGTTTGCAGCAG CAAACTGTGATCAACTGTCCGTGCTGTATTCGCCCAAGGCGGTAGAGTTCAGTGGCAACAGCCGGTTGGATGCGGAATCGCTGCCGGAAGTGTTCGGAGCTGCCCTCGGCTACTCCGTCAGCCAGCCGACGGAATGGGACGGCATGGTGATTAAGGATCCGTTCAGCACTGCCAACGGTGCcgtcgtggtggtggcggaAGGTCTCGAATCCGTTGCGGTGGAG GGTGCCAAGAACTACCAGCTGGACGGTAACACCGGCTCCGTTGCGCTGAGCGAGCTGATCCAGAAGTCGGCCGACCATCAGGGCGTTAGCTTCGAGGTCGACCTGAAGGAATCGTCCGACAGCTTCAACACCCCGCTCGGCACGGTTCAGCCGGACGACGAGGAGGTGAAGCCGCAGCACCTGAAGCCAAAATCGAACAAAGCCGACTCGGACTTCCTGCGCCAGCTCGCGTTTCTGAACGGGCTGAGCGATCTGCTCGTCACGTCTACCGATCGCATCCCGACCGTGCACATCGTGCGCGTATCGTTCGAAGCCCTGCTGGCCGCGCACGAACCCAACTCGCCCGCCCTGGAAGAGGCCAAGAAGCTGTTCGTGAACGCGCTCGCCGGGCTGGAGACGGCATCGGAGAAGGCGTTCGACGGTGCGGTCATCGTTGGCCTGGTGACGGCTAGCGAGGGGCAGCTGGTGGTGCGCTCGAAGCGTCAGGCCGGGGCGCCGAAACAGGCCGAAACAGATGATGTAAGTAGTCACATTATTTTCCCTGACCTTGTTCGATGTTTCATCAACTCGCTTCAACTCATCAATTTTATCAACCATTGCTTTCAGCAAAACCCGATGAACCTGGCCACCAAGTACAACAGCAACTATCCGGtgattttcaacatcattCTGTGGTTCAGCGTTGTGCTagtgttttcgctgctcgccATCTCAATTGTGATCGGCACGATGGATCCGGGCCGCGATTCCATCATCTACCGCATGACGTCGACCAGAATGAAGAAGGACAACTAA